The sequence CTGCCGGACGAGCAGGACTACTGGGCGCACATCCGGGATACGGCGGAGCGCCTCGGCCTGCGCTTCGGCTACCGCCGCATCGAGACGCCCGTCTTCGAGGAGGCCGGCCTCTTTGTGCGGAGCGTCGGCGCGGGCACCGACATCGTCGAAAAGGAGATGTACACCTTCGC is a genomic window of Dehalococcoidia bacterium containing:
- a CDS encoding histidine--tRNA ligase, with protein sequence MFKAPRGMTDILPDEQDYWAHIRDTAERLGLRFGYRRIETPVFEEAGLFVRSVGAGTDIVEKEMYTFA